One Verrucomicrobiota bacterium JB022 genomic region harbors:
- a CDS encoding FkbM family methyltransferase yields the protein MFEQLPSTAADFYRVTLFNALVSLKINRHADNFDAFRFNVDGKDHALDFNVADHVFYFDWFFRTHPLLFATYQQLGDDASKRLFLFLVLYRLCGHLSVKIPLPWRDQTAELEAYRQAESPQPSTLALSGLFGGLKHYDFTYRGRHYRMDSMHLEPVIFRRQYFYEDNGLRIAPEAGDHVIDGGACTGDTAVIFSDIVGPEGRVYAFDPVADHLDVIQHNLTQNGFQNVSLLPYGISETDVDAEPMRLNRYWAGFNVQDQPVPLRTIDRLVAEGQIERVDFIKFDIEGSELAGLKGARQTIERFKPKLAISLYHKPQDLYEIPQYLRDNFPFYEFRLGHYTIHREETILYAIARA from the coding sequence ATGTTCGAACAACTTCCTTCCACTGCGGCGGACTTTTACCGGGTAACGCTGTTCAATGCGTTGGTCTCGCTCAAGATCAACCGCCATGCGGACAACTTCGACGCGTTCCGCTTCAATGTGGATGGGAAGGACCATGCGCTCGATTTCAACGTGGCGGACCATGTCTTCTATTTCGACTGGTTTTTCCGCACCCATCCGCTGCTCTTCGCCACCTATCAGCAGCTGGGCGACGACGCTTCCAAGCGCCTCTTCCTCTTTCTGGTGCTCTATCGCCTCTGCGGGCACCTGAGCGTGAAGATCCCCCTCCCCTGGCGCGATCAGACGGCGGAGTTGGAAGCATACCGACAGGCAGAGAGCCCCCAACCTTCCACTCTGGCCCTCAGCGGGCTTTTTGGCGGGCTCAAGCACTACGATTTTACCTACCGGGGCCGGCATTACCGCATGGACTCGATGCACCTGGAGCCCGTCATCTTCCGCCGCCAGTATTTCTACGAAGACAATGGCCTGCGGATCGCGCCCGAAGCGGGGGACCACGTAATCGACGGCGGCGCGTGCACGGGAGACACGGCCGTGATTTTCTCCGACATCGTGGGCCCGGAGGGGCGCGTCTACGCCTTCGACCCGGTGGCGGACCACCTCGACGTGATCCAGCACAACCTGACGCAAAATGGCTTCCAAAATGTCTCGCTGCTTCCCTACGGCATCTCCGAGACAGACGTGGATGCCGAGCCGATGCGCCTCAACCGCTACTGGGCTGGGTTTAATGTGCAGGACCAGCCCGTGCCGCTGCGCACGATCGACCGCCTCGTCGCCGAAGGGCAGATCGAGCGGGTCGACTTCATCAAATTCGACATCGAGGGCTCCGAGCTGGCGGGCCTCAAGGGCGCGCGACAGACCATCGAGCGCTTCAAGCCCAAGCTCGCGATCTCCCTCTACCACAAGCCGCAGGATCTCTACGAGATCCC